One Streptococcus gallolyticus subsp. gallolyticus DSM 16831 DNA window includes the following coding sequences:
- the lepB gene encoding signal peptidase I codes for MKHFIKEWGPLILFFLILILSRAFIWQPVKVDGHSMDPTLADGERLIVLSTTSIDRFDIVVAKETEDGKTKEIVKRVIGMPGDTITYKNDVLYVNGKKVDEDYLDEYKKAFENDQLQDTYSYNTLFQELAESSDAFTTDSDGNTEFTVKVPKGQYYLLGDDRIVSKDSREVGTFSKSDIVGEVKFRFWPLSKIGFIN; via the coding sequence ATGAAACACTTTATTAAAGAATGGGGACCACTAATCCTTTTCTTTCTTATTCTTATACTTAGTCGTGCCTTTATTTGGCAACCTGTAAAAGTTGACGGTCATTCAATGGATCCAACGTTAGCTGACGGTGAGCGTCTTATTGTCCTATCAACCACATCTATTGACCGTTTTGACATTGTTGTTGCTAAAGAAACCGAGGACGGTAAGACAAAAGAAATTGTTAAACGCGTGATTGGTATGCCAGGCGATACCATTACTTATAAAAATGATGTCCTCTACGTTAATGGCAAAAAAGTTGATGAGGACTACTTAGACGAATATAAAAAAGCCTTTGAGAACGACCAACTGCAAGATACTTATTCGTACAATACCTTATTCCAAGAGTTAGCTGAAAGCTCAGATGCTTTCACAACTGATAGTGATGGCAATACCGAGTTTACAGTCAAAGTTCCAAAAGGACAATATTATCTCCTCGGAGACGACCGTATCGTTTCAAAAGATAGTCGTGAAGTGGGAACTTTCTCTAAATCAGACATCGTCGGTGAAGTCAAATTCCGCTTCTGGCCACTCTCAAAAATCGGCTTTATTAATTAA
- a CDS encoding T7SS effector LXG polymorphic toxin → MGFHVSLAELTKAATKLSQEAERLEEQLETAKKSVNKIITSEALTGQTGQAIYHQLNNVDAAILVGLADTTKLLASDMYQLIAEFQASVGESSTTAVLDEDYLNQLKDQLSNFKNQHGEQEETIAGIYASVSDLISLSSPQSNYDTDSDAASQYLSNTIDKVTSFNSAGSELSSESLLTAIDSKVNQVSQTTSLSYSDSQYLSFVNDASFAKGIKSVNKQLKEQEKLAKEEAAKEAQAVWAKTTPC, encoded by the coding sequence ATGGGCTTTCATGTTTCGTTAGCTGAGTTGACCAAAGCAGCTACTAAGTTAAGCCAAGAAGCGGAGCGCTTAGAAGAACAGCTTGAAACAGCCAAAAAGAGTGTTAACAAGATTATCACCTCTGAAGCTTTGACTGGTCAAACAGGACAAGCGATTTACCACCAACTGAACAACGTTGATGCGGCGATTCTCGTTGGGTTAGCGGATACGACCAAGCTCCTTGCTAGCGATATGTATCAGTTAATCGCAGAATTTCAAGCAAGTGTTGGTGAAAGCTCTACAACTGCGGTTTTAGATGAGGATTACCTTAATCAGCTCAAAGACCAGCTAAGCAACTTTAAAAATCAACATGGGGAGCAAGAAGAAACCATTGCCGGCATCTATGCCAGTGTTAGTGATTTGATTTCGCTCTCTAGCCCACAAAGTAACTACGACACGGATAGTGATGCCGCTAGCCAATACCTAAGCAATACCATTGATAAGGTGACGAGCTTTAATAGTGCTGGAAGTGAGCTTAGTTCTGAAAGCCTGTTGACCGCCATTGACAGCAAGGTCAACCAAGTCAGTCAGACAACAAGCCTAAGTTATAGTGATAGTCAGTACCTAAGTTTTGTCAATGACGCTAGCTTTGCTAAGGGGATTAAGTCTGTCAATAAACAGCTAAAAGAGCAAGAAAAGCTGGCTAAAGAGGAAGCTGCTAAAGAAGCTCAGGCAGTTTGGGCCAAAACAACACCCTGTTGA
- a CDS encoding TNT domain-containing protein: MSVLGFISKASETVDQLAIGIGELSHLTVEGLEMGVDYVTGHQTPQWIKDDVTGATNNLLAASEFTDSLLALDAEAWGAVGKELGKIGTDFVTAVKTGDDYALGGYVFDVATLVGPASISKLKYVDEASALTKLAETSEVASTVGKVEDGVSLSFEKLMSAEDAQKYIQWNKYAEAGIEPEGRIKLTDWLYAPEDNFYLSHKNIYDNPDFVNQLTGEFIYPGTPESALGRIDGSVHVDGFLNGKFDNITLQPGTIIDRYGSNSNGRYFSPIGTNFENRALPPFMINEPYRKYIILKPINSKAGIIAPWFNQPGMGIQYFTELSVKDLIDRNYIRILK; encoded by the coding sequence TTGTCCGTTCTTGGCTTTATCTCTAAAGCCTCGGAAACGGTAGACCAATTAGCTATTGGAATTGGCGAATTGAGTCACTTAACGGTTGAAGGGCTTGAAATGGGAGTTGATTATGTTACTGGTCATCAAACGCCTCAATGGATTAAAGACGACGTAACAGGTGCCACCAATAATCTGCTTGCAGCTAGTGAGTTTACTGATAGTTTGCTGGCTCTGGACGCCGAGGCTTGGGGTGCTGTTGGTAAGGAGCTTGGGAAGATTGGAACGGATTTTGTTACTGCTGTTAAAACAGGTGACGACTATGCTTTAGGTGGCTATGTCTTTGATGTGGCTACACTAGTTGGTCCCGCTTCAATTAGCAAACTCAAGTACGTTGATGAAGCCAGCGCCCTCACTAAACTCGCAGAAACCAGCGAAGTTGCTTCGACTGTTGGTAAGGTTGAAGATGGGGTGAGTTTATCATTCGAAAAATTAATGTCTGCCGAAGATGCTCAAAAGTATATCCAGTGGAACAAGTATGCTGAGGCGGGAATAGAGCCTGAAGGTCGAATAAAATTAACCGACTGGCTATACGCACCTGAAGATAATTTTTACCTATCGCATAAAAATATTTATGATAATCCAGATTTTGTTAATCAATTAACAGGTGAGTTTATATACCCTGGAACACCTGAAAGTGCGCTAGGAAGAATAGATGGTAGCGTTCATGTAGATGGTTTTCTTAATGGAAAATTTGATAATATAACATTACAGCCAGGGACAATTATTGATAGATATGGTAGTAATTCTAATGGACGGTATTTTTCACCTATTGGCACTAATTTTGAGAATCGAGCACTTCCTCCATTTATGATAAATGAACCGTACCGGAAGTATATTATTTTGAAGCCTATAAATTCAAAAGCTGGTATAATTGCACCTTGGTTTAATCAACCTGGAATGGGAATACAGTATTTTACTGAATTATCTGTAAAAGATTTAATTGATAGAAACTATATAAGAATTTTAAAATAG
- a CDS encoding DUF6572 domain-containing protein, with protein sequence MGNAKKRKSKNGNKMNENYLPIKESLGYKNVKTALWNVFQIDLDKITIREGGYENFRFDLTYNRIPIIIIVAATGKHQQFEIGEGGTVTISLPDPDYPTSSFSETQFLDCVIKDPTIEKRIRHISGKKEEEVEFAFKVLKDYLESDEAKLLLKNRDIILDTVSIDTIGVVEDHLELLLIDDNLWLSYTEHDHLLKLQEKINNYIYYLETKQYVEKHGDNFKEKVIHITFQYVPSDNGLAFLGQVQKILQPTDMSLKVTLPD encoded by the coding sequence ATGGGAAACGCAAAAAAGAGGAAATCCAAAAATGGCAATAAAATGAACGAAAATTACTTACCAATCAAAGAAAGTTTAGGTTATAAAAATGTAAAAACGGCGTTATGGAATGTATTTCAGATTGATTTAGACAAGATTACTATTCGTGAAGGTGGCTATGAAAACTTTAGGTTTGATCTCACTTATAACAGAATCCCTATAATAATTATAGTTGCAGCAACAGGAAAACATCAACAATTTGAAATTGGGGAAGGGGGAACCGTGACTATTTCTCTTCCCGACCCTGATTATCCAACATCTTCCTTTTCAGAAACACAATTTTTAGATTGTGTCATTAAAGATCCAACAATTGAAAAACGTATCAGACACATTTCCGGCAAAAAAGAAGAAGAAGTAGAGTTTGCATTTAAAGTATTAAAAGATTATCTTGAGTCTGATGAAGCAAAGCTTTTACTAAAAAATAGAGATATTATTTTGGATACAGTTTCTATAGACACCATAGGTGTTGTTGAAGATCATCTGGAATTATTATTGATTGATGACAATCTCTGGCTTTCATATACCGAACACGACCACCTTCTCAAACTTCAAGAAAAAATCAATAATTACATTTACTATCTTGAAACTAAACAATACGTTGAAAAACATGGCGATAATTTTAAAGAAAAGGTCATCCATATCACCTTTCAGTATGTTCCATCAGACAATGGTCTTGCTTTTTTAGGGCAAGTTCAAAAGATTTTACAACCAACTGATATGAGCTTGAAAGTTACTTTACCAGATTGA